The Buteo buteo chromosome 23, bButBut1.hap1.1, whole genome shotgun sequence genome includes a window with the following:
- the NRAS gene encoding GTPase NRas isoform X1, whose protein sequence is MTEYKLVVVGAGGVGKSALTIQLIQNHFVDEYDPTIEDSYRKQVVIDGETCLLDILDTAGQEEYSAMRDQYMRTGEGFLCVFAINNSKSFADINLYREQIKRVKDSDDVPMVLVGNKCDLPTRTVDTKQAQELAKSYGIPFIETSAKTRQGVEDAFYTLVREIRQYRMKKLNSNEDGNQGCMGLSCIVM, encoded by the exons ATGACCGAGTACaagctggtggtggtgggagccGGCGGCGTCGGCAAGAGCGCGCTGACCATCCAGCTCATCCAGAACCACTTCGTGGACGAGTACGACCCCACCATCGAG GATTCGTATAGAAAGCAGGTTGTTATCGATGGAGAGACATGTTTGTTAGACATTCTGGACACTGCGGGACAGGAAGAGTATAGTGCCATGCGTGATCAGTACATGAGAACTGGGGAAGGATTCCTCTGTGTTTTTGCCATTAACAACAGTAAATCGTTTGCTGATATTAACCTTTACAG agaacagATCAAGAGAGTGAAAGATTCAGATGATGTGCCGATGGTGCTAGTTGGGAACAAGTGTGACTTGCCCACGAGAACAGTAGACACAAAACAGGCTCAAGAATTAGCAAAAAGTTATGGAATCCCCTTCATAGAGACATCTGCTAAAACGAGACAG GGTGTGGAAGATGCTTTTTACACACTGGTGAGAGAGATCCGGCAGTATCGGATGAAAAAACTCAACAGCAATGAAGATGGGAATCAAGGCTGCATGGGATTGTCTTGCATTGTGATGTGA
- the NRAS gene encoding GTPase NRas isoform X2, which produces MTEYKLVVVGAGGVGKSALTIQLIQNHFVDEYDPTIEDSYRKQVVIDGETCLLDILDTAGQEEYSAMRDQYMRTGEGFLCVFAINNSKSFADINLYREQIKRVKDSDDVPMVLVGNKCDLPTRTVDTKQAQELAKSYGIPFIETSAKTRQE; this is translated from the exons ATGACCGAGTACaagctggtggtggtgggagccGGCGGCGTCGGCAAGAGCGCGCTGACCATCCAGCTCATCCAGAACCACTTCGTGGACGAGTACGACCCCACCATCGAG GATTCGTATAGAAAGCAGGTTGTTATCGATGGAGAGACATGTTTGTTAGACATTCTGGACACTGCGGGACAGGAAGAGTATAGTGCCATGCGTGATCAGTACATGAGAACTGGGGAAGGATTCCTCTGTGTTTTTGCCATTAACAACAGTAAATCGTTTGCTGATATTAACCTTTACAG agaacagATCAAGAGAGTGAAAGATTCAGATGATGTGCCGATGGTGCTAGTTGGGAACAAGTGTGACTTGCCCACGAGAACAGTAGACACAAAACAGGCTCAAGAATTAGCAAAAAGTTATGGAATCCCCTTCATAGAGACATCTGCTAAAACGAGACAG gagtaa